The Verrucomicrobium spinosum DSM 4136 = JCM 18804 genome includes a region encoding these proteins:
- a CDS encoding pseudouridine synthase gives MPSFPRLDQLLASLGYGTRREVRNMVDRGLVKVGGVVAEDFDARVDPTTVTVKGEPLDAPFGLVAVFHKPVGYVCSHASDEGPTIYDLLPKRWPFRNPTVTSVGRLDKDTSGILLLTDQGKLVQKWTSPKSEMDKVYEVTVDRPLEERLIGVFAEGTLLLESENKPCLPAKLEIVDALHARLTLQEGRYHQVRRMFASQGWHVEALHRSRFGEYELEGLEVGQWRVLPV, from the coding sequence ATGCCTTCTTTTCCCAGACTCGACCAGTTGCTTGCTTCACTTGGCTACGGTACCCGCCGCGAGGTGCGCAACATGGTGGATCGCGGGCTCGTGAAAGTGGGTGGGGTGGTGGCAGAAGACTTTGACGCCCGGGTGGATCCGACGACGGTGACGGTGAAAGGGGAGCCGCTCGATGCGCCCTTTGGGTTGGTGGCGGTGTTTCACAAGCCGGTGGGCTATGTCTGCAGCCATGCCAGCGATGAAGGTCCCACAATCTATGACCTCCTCCCGAAGCGCTGGCCCTTTCGCAATCCCACGGTGACCAGTGTGGGCAGGCTGGACAAGGACACGAGTGGCATTCTGTTGCTGACGGACCAGGGCAAACTGGTGCAGAAGTGGACCTCACCCAAGTCCGAGATGGACAAGGTGTATGAAGTCACGGTGGACCGGCCGCTGGAGGAGCGCCTGATCGGAGTGTTCGCCGAGGGCACGCTCCTGTTGGAGAGCGAAAACAAACCGTGCCTGCCGGCGAAGCTGGAAATCGTGGATGCTCTGCATGCCCGGCTGACCCTGCAAGAGGGGCGTTACCATCAGGTGCGCCGCATGTTCGCCAGCCAGGGCTGGCATGTGGAGGCCCTGCACCGGTCGCGGTTTGGTGAGTATGAGCTGGAGGGCTTGGAGGTGGGGCAGTGGCGGGTGCTGCCGGTTTAG
- a CDS encoding Gfo/Idh/MocA family protein — MNTLPPSSPASAQARTSRRHFLKTSAAALLGAPFVTSGLRAASPNGKLRHAAFGASGMSYADISSLSKHPKWELVAVCDVDTSKFDRIKQEFPNARLYQDWRELLAKEEGQIDSVNVSVPDHMHGPMILPCIAKGLHVYGQKPLTQNLYECRLVTEKARAKGIVTQMGIQVSSSFTERMAVQMIQDGAIGKVKEVHTFSNKKWGDMAPVPENADPVPDAFAWDKWLGVAADRPFIKGYYHPGNWRKRRDFGTGTLGDMGCHMFSGWYRALNLTMPLSVTSTGTPPPNATNWAIDGKVEYLYPGTDFTADKTVKVTWYDGDQMPPTEVQQAIEGKWPGQGSIYIGTDGVLLSAHGSTPTLHAKEKFKGYKYPRLEPRDHWGEFVDCALAGGGKKPSANFDYSGPMTEAVLLGCLASIFPNKTLEWDAPTQTFKNSPEATAFVKRSYRAGWELPA; from the coding sequence ATGAACACATTGCCACCTTCGTCTCCCGCTTCCGCCCAGGCCCGCACTTCCCGGCGGCACTTCCTCAAGACCAGTGCTGCTGCCTTGCTGGGGGCACCGTTTGTCACCAGCGGCCTGCGCGCTGCTTCTCCGAATGGCAAACTCCGCCATGCGGCATTCGGTGCCAGTGGCATGTCCTATGCGGACATCAGCTCCCTGTCGAAGCACCCGAAGTGGGAGTTGGTGGCCGTGTGCGATGTGGACACGTCCAAGTTCGACCGCATCAAGCAGGAGTTCCCCAATGCGCGTCTGTACCAGGACTGGCGAGAGCTGCTGGCCAAGGAAGAGGGGCAGATCGACAGCGTGAACGTCTCTGTGCCTGACCACATGCACGGCCCGATGATCCTGCCGTGCATCGCCAAGGGGCTGCATGTCTATGGCCAGAAACCGCTGACCCAAAACCTCTATGAGTGCCGTTTGGTCACCGAGAAAGCCAGGGCCAAGGGGATCGTCACCCAGATGGGCATTCAGGTGTCCTCCTCTTTCACCGAGCGCATGGCGGTGCAGATGATCCAGGATGGTGCGATTGGGAAAGTGAAGGAAGTGCACACCTTCTCCAACAAGAAGTGGGGCGATATGGCTCCCGTACCGGAAAATGCGGACCCTGTGCCGGACGCTTTTGCCTGGGACAAGTGGCTGGGCGTCGCTGCTGACCGGCCGTTTATCAAGGGGTACTACCACCCTGGCAACTGGCGCAAGCGTCGTGACTTTGGCACGGGCACTCTGGGCGACATGGGCTGCCACATGTTCAGCGGCTGGTATCGTGCGCTGAATCTGACGATGCCTCTCAGCGTGACCTCCACGGGCACGCCTCCTCCCAACGCCACCAACTGGGCCATCGACGGCAAGGTGGAGTACCTGTATCCCGGCACGGACTTCACGGCAGACAAGACCGTGAAAGTAACCTGGTACGATGGTGATCAAATGCCGCCGACCGAGGTGCAGCAGGCCATTGAAGGCAAGTGGCCGGGCCAGGGCAGCATCTACATCGGCACGGATGGCGTGCTCCTCTCCGCCCATGGAAGCACTCCCACGCTGCATGCCAAAGAGAAGTTCAAAGGCTACAAGTATCCCCGTCTCGAGCCCCGGGACCACTGGGGTGAGTTTGTGGATTGCGCTCTCGCTGGTGGTGGCAAGAAGCCCAGCGCGAACTTTGACTACAGCGGTCCGATGACGGAGGCGGTCTTGCTGGGGTGCCTGGCATCCATCTTCCCGAACAAGACGCTGGAGTGGGATGCTCCCACTCAGACCTTCAAGAACTCGCCTGAAGCGACTGCGTTTGTGAAACGCAGCTATCGTGCGGGCTGGGAACTGCCGGCGTAG
- a CDS encoding sugar phosphate isomerase/epimerase family protein, protein MTPHRPSPSRRSFLKLATASAAALAAAPVVSAAEGKKELFKISLAEWSLNKRILKRGGEEPLDHLDFAKVARSFGIDGVEYVNQMFFDKAKDQAYLGEMKKRQEGEGVKGLLIMCDREGNLGDPDEAKRKLTVENHLKWLDAAAFLGCHSIRVNAASNPKLPAEEQMKLAADGLHALCVEGDKRGLFVVVENHGGTSSNGKWLTGVMKAVNHPRVGVLPDFGNFYTNRDAGELYNPYQGMREFMPWVKQAVSAKAYDWNTGAGKFYTEDRREGRELTLDFERILKIVIGAGYNGYIGIEHEGVKASEMDGIKQTLDVLKELRAALA, encoded by the coding sequence ATGACACCGCATCGTCCCTCCCCGTCCCGTCGCTCCTTTCTGAAACTGGCGACCGCTTCCGCCGCTGCTCTGGCTGCCGCCCCCGTGGTCTCCGCTGCCGAGGGCAAGAAGGAGCTCTTCAAGATCTCGCTGGCCGAATGGTCCCTGAACAAGCGCATCCTCAAGCGCGGCGGGGAAGAGCCGCTGGACCACCTGGACTTCGCGAAGGTGGCCCGCAGCTTCGGCATTGATGGTGTGGAGTACGTGAACCAGATGTTCTTCGACAAGGCCAAGGACCAGGCCTACCTGGGCGAAATGAAGAAGCGCCAGGAAGGCGAGGGCGTGAAAGGCCTGCTCATCATGTGCGACCGCGAAGGCAATCTGGGCGATCCAGATGAGGCCAAGCGCAAGCTGACGGTGGAAAACCACCTCAAGTGGCTGGATGCCGCCGCCTTCCTGGGCTGCCACAGCATCCGCGTGAATGCCGCCAGCAACCCCAAGCTGCCCGCCGAGGAGCAGATGAAACTGGCCGCAGACGGCCTGCACGCCCTGTGCGTGGAAGGCGACAAGCGCGGCCTCTTTGTCGTGGTGGAAAACCACGGCGGCACCTCCTCCAACGGCAAGTGGCTCACCGGTGTGATGAAAGCGGTCAACCACCCGCGCGTAGGCGTGCTCCCAGACTTCGGCAACTTCTACACCAACCGGGATGCCGGCGAGCTCTACAATCCCTACCAAGGCATGCGTGAATTCATGCCCTGGGTGAAGCAGGCCGTCAGCGCCAAAGCCTACGACTGGAACACCGGCGCAGGGAAATTCTACACCGAAGACCGTCGCGAAGGTCGTGAGTTGACGCTCGATTTTGAGCGCATCCTCAAGATCGTGATCGGTGCCGGGTACAACGGCTACATTGGCATCGAACACGAAGGCGTAAAAGCCAGCGAGATGGACGGCATCAAGCAGACGTTGGACGTGCTCAAGGAGCTGCGCGCGGCGCTCGCTTAG